Proteins encoded together in one uncultured Sphaerochaeta sp. window:
- a CDS encoding NAD(+) synthase gives MKDGFVKCAVASASVRVADPIHNTASIVALMRSAVEREVRLLVLPELVTTAYTCADLFLQKSLQNGAVDAIANVVEESRNSDLLVVFGSLVPLHGRLYNCAVVVQGGRILGMVPKQHLPNYLEFYEKRWFRVPSDENIEMEFLGQRTYFGTRLLFTCTNFPEFVIACEVCEDLWVPRAPSTDHAVAGATVITNCSASDELVGKEEYRRSLVETQSARLLCAYLYSDAGEGESTTDLVFSPHNLIYEDGHKLAEESGVSDSLLVTEIDVQKLALERIRRQSFGYDDRAYQRIPFALEERDCSLTRKFDRNPFVPSDEQTRTARCEKILTLQSLGLKKRLEHTKAKRVIVGLSGGLDSTLALLVCVRAFDALNLPRSGILAVTMPGFGTTKRTKGNATKLAKALGVELLTISISKAVGQHFKDIGHDPAVTDVTYENSQARERTQVLMDLANKRGGLVIGTGDLSELALGWATYNGDHMSMYGVNASVPKTLVRHLVAYIAMISEPSLKKVLLDVVDTPVSPELLPAKGDGTISQVTEDLVGPYELHDFFLYQVVRFGYSPAKVYRLAKYAFADIYEPDFILGWLKTFYRRFFSQQFKRSCLPDGPKIGSVSLSPRGDWRMSSDSSVALWQQELETLAE, from the coding sequence ATGAAAGACGGGTTTGTCAAATGTGCAGTTGCCTCGGCCTCCGTTCGCGTAGCGGATCCCATTCATAATACAGCATCCATTGTTGCACTTATGCGTTCAGCAGTTGAGAGGGAAGTTCGGCTCCTTGTACTGCCCGAGCTGGTAACTACTGCCTACACCTGCGCTGATCTTTTCCTTCAGAAGTCCTTACAGAACGGAGCTGTTGATGCAATAGCCAACGTGGTTGAAGAGAGCAGGAATAGCGACCTTCTGGTGGTCTTTGGCTCTCTTGTTCCACTCCATGGACGCTTGTACAACTGTGCTGTAGTAGTCCAGGGTGGACGCATTCTTGGCATGGTGCCCAAGCAACACCTGCCAAACTATCTTGAGTTCTATGAGAAGCGTTGGTTCCGTGTTCCCTCTGATGAGAATATTGAAATGGAGTTTCTTGGTCAGCGTACCTACTTCGGTACACGCTTACTCTTTACCTGCACCAACTTTCCCGAGTTCGTGATTGCCTGTGAAGTATGTGAGGACCTTTGGGTTCCACGCGCTCCCAGTACTGATCATGCAGTTGCTGGTGCGACGGTCATTACCAACTGTTCTGCAAGTGATGAGTTGGTCGGAAAGGAGGAGTATCGTCGTTCACTCGTGGAAACCCAGAGTGCTCGATTGCTCTGTGCATATCTTTACAGCGATGCAGGTGAGGGTGAGTCCACTACTGATCTTGTGTTCTCTCCCCATAACCTGATCTATGAGGATGGTCATAAGCTTGCTGAAGAGAGTGGGGTGAGTGACTCTCTCCTTGTAACAGAGATAGATGTCCAGAAACTTGCCTTGGAGAGAATCCGTAGGCAGAGTTTTGGCTACGATGACCGTGCTTATCAACGCATACCATTTGCCCTTGAGGAGCGCGACTGCTCCTTGACCCGGAAGTTTGATAGGAATCCGTTTGTTCCCTCCGATGAGCAGACGAGGACCGCACGATGTGAAAAGATTCTGACCTTGCAGTCCCTTGGGTTGAAGAAACGACTCGAGCACACGAAGGCGAAACGGGTAATCGTGGGGCTGTCAGGAGGGCTGGACTCTACCTTGGCCTTGCTTGTCTGTGTAAGGGCTTTCGATGCCCTCAATCTTCCCAGGAGTGGGATCCTCGCTGTGACCATGCCAGGTTTCGGTACCACCAAGCGCACCAAGGGGAATGCCACCAAGCTCGCCAAAGCGCTTGGTGTGGAATTGTTGACCATCTCCATCTCGAAGGCAGTAGGCCAACACTTCAAGGATATTGGTCATGACCCTGCTGTTACCGATGTCACCTATGAGAATAGCCAGGCACGTGAGCGTACCCAGGTCCTAATGGATCTTGCCAATAAGAGGGGTGGGTTGGTTATTGGAACGGGAGACCTCTCTGAGCTTGCTCTTGGTTGGGCAACGTACAACGGAGACCATATGTCGATGTACGGGGTGAATGCCTCAGTTCCCAAGACCTTGGTCAGACATCTGGTTGCATACATTGCCATGATCAGCGAGCCCTCATTGAAGAAAGTATTGCTGGATGTTGTGGATACCCCTGTTAGCCCTGAGCTGCTTCCTGCAAAGGGCGATGGAACGATCAGCCAGGTGACTGAAGATCTTGTGGGACCATATGAACTCCATGATTTCTTTCTTTACCAAGTGGTTCGATTTGGATACAGTCCCGCAAAGGTGTACAGGTTGGCCAAGTATGCGTTTGCCGATATCTATGAACCAGATTTCATCCTTGGCTGGTTGAAAACATTCTATCGGCGGTTCTTCAGTCAACAATTCAAGCGGTCCTGTCTCCCTGATGGTCCGAAAATTGGATCGGTCTCCCTTTCTCCCCGTGGGGATTGGCGGATGAGTAGTGATTCCTCTGTGGCTCTCTGGCAACAAGAGTTGGAAACGCTAGCAGAGTAA
- a CDS encoding class I SAM-dependent RNA methyltransferase, with protein MAYQIEKLIQGGAGLTTSEEGKRILVMDVLPGELVELGDFQEKAGYIRSTLQTILHASEERITPPCPYWGVCGGCDFQYAKDAAQGILKEGIVLDNIKRLGGIDPASFRTESLETGPAWGYRNRVRFHVDIAGRKVGFLGRKSKSLVPIDHCPILSEKLNALLANPERLFKAARTLMFSNKGGRSGFIEVPAFSGDDDVSLLDEVVKTTVGGHTFFVTASVFFQSNEYLLPALTSYVASHAVGATVMDLYSGVGTFSAFLQQPLRRVIAVERQRQCLSLANRHTPDSEFYSEPVERWAKEMTGSVDTVVVDPPRVGLDASLPSLIASWKSQRIIYVSCNSVTLGRDLQRFASEGYTLTQVKVFDLYPQTFHSEVVAILDL; from the coding sequence ATGGCTTATCAGATTGAGAAGCTCATCCAGGGAGGAGCAGGTCTTACAACCAGTGAGGAAGGAAAACGTATCCTTGTCATGGATGTGCTCCCTGGTGAGTTGGTCGAGCTAGGGGACTTCCAGGAGAAGGCAGGGTATATCCGCTCTACCCTGCAAACCATCCTCCATGCAAGTGAGGAGAGGATTACCCCTCCATGTCCCTACTGGGGAGTGTGTGGGGGTTGTGATTTTCAGTATGCAAAGGATGCAGCTCAGGGGATTCTAAAGGAAGGCATCGTCCTCGATAACATCAAAAGGCTTGGAGGGATTGACCCAGCTTCTTTCCGTACAGAAAGTCTTGAGACAGGCCCCGCTTGGGGGTACCGGAACAGGGTACGCTTCCATGTGGATATTGCGGGGCGCAAGGTAGGGTTCCTCGGGCGAAAAAGCAAGTCCTTGGTGCCTATTGATCATTGTCCTATACTCTCTGAGAAGCTCAATGCACTGCTTGCGAACCCGGAGCGACTGTTCAAGGCTGCCAGAACCCTGATGTTCTCGAACAAGGGGGGAAGAAGCGGATTCATTGAGGTTCCTGCTTTCAGTGGTGATGATGATGTCTCCTTGCTTGATGAAGTGGTCAAGACCACGGTGGGAGGGCATACCTTCTTTGTTACTGCATCGGTGTTCTTCCAATCCAATGAATACTTGCTTCCTGCCCTCACAAGCTATGTCGCCTCCCACGCAGTGGGGGCTACTGTTATGGATCTCTACAGTGGAGTAGGAACTTTCAGTGCCTTTCTGCAGCAGCCGCTTAGGCGTGTGATTGCTGTCGAGCGACAGAGGCAGTGCCTCTCCCTTGCCAATCGCCATACTCCTGATAGTGAGTTCTATAGTGAACCGGTTGAGCGTTGGGCCAAGGAGATGACAGGTTCTGTGGATACGGTCGTGGTCGATCCTCCCAGGGTTGGTCTTGATGCCTCACTCCCTTCCTTGATCGCTTCCTGGAAGAGCCAACGTATTATCTACGTTTCTTGCAACAGTGTGACTCTGGGACGAGACTTGCAACGATTTGCCTCTGAGGGCTACACTCTTACCCAAGTGAAGGTGTTCGACCTCTATCCACAGACGTTTCATAGTGAAGTCGTTGCCATCCTTGACCTATAG
- a CDS encoding M3 family oligoendopeptidase has translation MSALPTWDLNPIYPGCTSKEFQHDLQWVVTASTELEASFVDTKKDLKELISTYELILDYLENLDAYSAACLTTDTANEEYMKAVSQTEEASLVVQHMQVAFLNFLATRAEEIAQRSGEGGDLEAYRFPLNELLEEQRHLMSEEMEDLANDLARSGTDAFSRLQEALSSSVSTAWDEQTEKTVIQLRNEAFNADRSIRKKAFEKELEIWKAYEVAFASSLNGVKGTTITLDTRRGYASPLDRSLMQSRIDRPILDALISTIEKNLPMFRGYLQNKAKALGLESCAFYDLFAPVGKEEQHFSYDEAHAFIVQQFSSFDPEMGSFADQAFKNRWIDPESRKGKVGGAYDTAFPLAKQSRILSNFDFTYNGVSTLAHELGHAWHDHVVLQKSNLLRSYPMTLAETASIFSEFLVFQGALEESSKEGRLALIEHFLQDATQVCVDILSRFYFESAVFSRRKEGDLSASAYSALMEDAQKRTYGDGLCVYHPYMWAVKGHYYSSDFSFYNYPYAFGQLFALGLWAQSKQTGTDFPASYKELLGATGSLPASEVAGLAGIDLADVSFWQEAMDVIASYAKEFADGLSD, from the coding sequence GTGAGTGCATTACCTACCTGGGATTTGAATCCCATCTATCCTGGCTGTACCAGCAAGGAATTTCAACATGACCTACAATGGGTGGTTACCGCTTCTACAGAGCTTGAGGCAAGCTTTGTTGATACCAAAAAGGATTTGAAAGAGCTCATTTCTACCTATGAGCTGATCCTTGACTATCTTGAGAACCTCGATGCCTACAGTGCAGCATGCCTTACTACCGATACTGCGAATGAGGAGTATATGAAGGCAGTTTCGCAGACAGAGGAGGCTTCCTTGGTGGTTCAGCATATGCAAGTTGCCTTTCTCAATTTTCTTGCCACCAGAGCAGAGGAAATAGCCCAGCGCAGTGGGGAAGGTGGAGATCTTGAAGCATACCGGTTCCCACTGAATGAACTCTTGGAAGAACAGCGCCATCTCATGAGCGAGGAGATGGAAGATCTTGCAAACGACCTCGCCCGTAGCGGTACTGATGCCTTTTCCCGTTTACAGGAAGCATTGAGCAGCAGTGTTTCCACTGCCTGGGATGAGCAAACCGAGAAAACCGTTATCCAACTGAGAAATGAAGCCTTTAATGCTGATAGGAGTATCCGTAAAAAAGCATTCGAGAAAGAGCTGGAGATATGGAAGGCCTATGAGGTTGCCTTTGCCTCGAGTTTGAATGGAGTGAAGGGAACCACGATCACCTTGGATACGAGGAGAGGCTATGCTTCCCCGCTTGACCGTTCCCTGATGCAGTCACGAATCGACCGACCTATCCTTGATGCGCTGATCTCCACCATTGAGAAGAACCTGCCCATGTTCAGGGGATACCTGCAGAACAAGGCCAAGGCACTGGGTTTGGAGAGTTGTGCATTCTATGACCTGTTTGCACCGGTAGGTAAGGAAGAACAACACTTCAGCTATGATGAAGCCCATGCATTCATCGTTCAGCAGTTCAGTTCCTTTGACCCTGAGATGGGATCCTTTGCTGACCAGGCATTCAAGAATCGATGGATTGACCCTGAGAGCAGGAAGGGGAAGGTAGGGGGAGCATACGATACAGCTTTCCCCCTGGCAAAGCAGAGTAGGATCCTCTCAAACTTTGACTTCACTTATAATGGGGTGTCCACCCTCGCCCATGAACTGGGCCATGCATGGCATGACCATGTGGTACTGCAGAAGAGCAATCTTCTCCGTTCCTATCCAATGACCTTGGCAGAGACTGCTTCCATCTTCAGCGAGTTCCTGGTCTTCCAGGGAGCACTGGAGGAGAGCAGCAAAGAGGGAAGACTTGCCCTCATCGAACACTTCCTGCAGGATGCCACACAGGTGTGTGTCGATATCTTGAGCCGGTTTTATTTTGAGAGTGCGGTATTCAGTAGAAGAAAAGAGGGAGACTTGAGCGCCAGTGCATATTCAGCCCTTATGGAAGATGCCCAGAAGAGGACATATGGGGATGGTCTGTGCGTCTATCATCCGTACATGTGGGCGGTGAAAGGGCACTACTACTCGTCAGATTTCTCCTTCTATAACTATCCGTATGCGTTTGGACAGCTGTTCGCCTTGGGACTCTGGGCTCAGAGCAAACAAACAGGTACGGATTTTCCTGCTTCCTACAAGGAACTGCTTGGAGCAACCGGTAGTCTGCCTGCCTCAGAGGTGGCTGGATTGGCCGGTATTGATCTTGCTGATGTCTCATTCTGGCAGGAAGCGATGGATGTCATTGCCTCCTATGCGAAGGAATTTGCCGATGGCTTATCAGATTGA
- a CDS encoding sigma-54 dependent transcriptional regulator: protein MKILIVDDEPNIRDLMQQYLKLDGIESDCAENGLSAQRMLREEAYDAALIDLKMPGMDGLSLISWIRGEGFRMPIIMVSAHGEITDAVSALKTGAQDYIVKPFDPEELTIRLKKLVDAQHLRNLVESETRNNREDDKQIFVGESSSIKKIKEVITKIGDTISTVLITGESGTGKEVVAREIHASSPVKGGPFVAINIGGVPENLLESELFGYEKGAFTGAASRKTGMFELASGGTLFLDEIGDMPLALQVKILRVLQDRRISRLGGTEAIPINARIIAATNKDLEQQVREGVFREDLFYRLNVVRIVIPPLRERREDIPLLAAGILRRFNRQMGHKVTGFSADALQLLCEHDFFGNVRELENILERAVIFTSGEEIQCDDLDLRGSVSLHTQTKDEPSSTPAEAKSLKDVEVDAIIRALHRWEGNRTRAAQELGISRRTLINKIAEYDLNL, encoded by the coding sequence ATGAAGATCCTCATTGTTGACGATGAACCAAATATCCGGGATTTAATGCAGCAATACCTCAAACTCGACGGTATTGAGAGTGATTGTGCAGAGAATGGGCTCTCGGCACAACGAATGCTTCGAGAAGAGGCATATGATGCTGCACTTATCGATCTGAAGATGCCCGGGATGGATGGGCTTTCCCTGATCAGCTGGATCAGGGGAGAAGGGTTTCGCATGCCGATTATCATGGTCAGTGCCCATGGTGAGATTACCGATGCAGTCTCTGCCCTGAAAACCGGTGCTCAAGACTACATTGTAAAACCGTTCGACCCAGAGGAGTTGACCATCCGCTTGAAGAAACTTGTGGATGCACAACACCTGAGGAATTTGGTTGAAAGTGAGACACGAAACAATCGTGAGGATGATAAGCAGATTTTCGTAGGAGAGAGTTCCTCGATCAAGAAAATCAAGGAAGTTATCACCAAGATAGGTGATACTATCTCAACCGTTCTCATAACCGGTGAAAGTGGTACAGGAAAGGAAGTGGTGGCTCGAGAGATTCATGCTTCCAGTCCGGTCAAAGGTGGACCCTTTGTAGCCATCAATATTGGGGGAGTACCTGAGAACCTGCTAGAAAGCGAACTTTTTGGTTATGAGAAGGGTGCCTTCACCGGTGCTGCTTCACGCAAGACAGGAATGTTTGAACTGGCAAGTGGAGGGACCCTTTTCCTGGACGAGATTGGCGATATGCCGCTCGCCTTGCAGGTGAAGATACTCAGGGTCCTGCAGGATCGTAGGATAAGCCGACTCGGTGGTACAGAGGCAATACCCATCAATGCAAGAATTATAGCGGCTACCAACAAGGATCTGGAACAACAGGTCAGGGAAGGGGTATTTCGTGAGGACCTGTTCTATCGGCTTAATGTGGTTCGTATTGTCATACCGCCACTGAGGGAGCGCAGGGAGGATATTCCCTTGCTTGCTGCAGGAATTCTCAGACGGTTTAACCGTCAGATGGGCCACAAGGTAACCGGGTTCTCTGCAGATGCACTGCAACTGCTTTGTGAGCATGACTTCTTCGGAAACGTCAGGGAACTGGAGAATATTCTCGAGCGAGCAGTGATTTTTACCAGTGGAGAAGAGATCCAGTGTGATGACCTTGATCTGAGGGGATCGGTCTCCCTCCATACGCAGACCAAGGATGAGCCTTCATCAACACCAGCAGAGGCAAAGAGTCTCAAGGATGTAGAAGTCGACGCAATCATCAGGGCTCTCCATCGTTGGGAGGGAAACCGCACACGAGCTGCCCAAGAGCTTGGCATAAGCCGCAGGACCCTGATCAACAAGATTGCTGAATATGATTTGAATTTATAA
- a CDS encoding ATP-binding protein, with product MTVKKTRWMIVDGKEPFIVITSLAFAFIVLIALVIFLTSAILDREELRMQSEAERAFNSVFLALQDSTNKALQAMQDENISGIGVYNSLGRKVLSLGNVPMTIPLDRFDSRGSLPKDGSNTGTATFNRETGMIEYIRFSRLTILLDTGELTLTENGLLPAPLDFPDVLYLHFDGQNYNHRVMVIMVIGIISSMTLVGLFLLVLSIYRNNRRYRETIAKQESLVNLGQAARTLTHEIKNPLSAITIQLALLKKTLPAKHTGELKLIEQEIRRLTQLTNKVSDFLRNPLGKPVVVDLNELFNSLVMRFDKPIRFSSGSPQQIVIDVDRARSVFENLLKNAVESSNTRDPQVEVRITTDKRNFVHIYVMDRGDGIRVEDSKKIFDPFFTTKIHGSGIGLSISQQFVKARGGNIRLYPRDGGGTVAEVVLPKSIHTAKLMGVTRK from the coding sequence TTGACTGTTAAGAAAACCAGGTGGATGATCGTTGACGGAAAGGAACCTTTCATCGTCATCACCTCGCTCGCATTTGCCTTTATTGTCTTGATCGCTCTGGTGATATTTCTCACCTCAGCTATTCTTGACCGCGAAGAGTTAAGGATGCAGAGTGAGGCTGAGCGGGCGTTCAACTCGGTTTTTCTTGCTTTGCAGGATAGCACCAACAAGGCTTTGCAGGCCATGCAGGATGAGAATATCTCTGGCATTGGTGTGTACAACTCCTTGGGAAGAAAGGTGCTGAGCCTGGGCAATGTCCCGATGACAATACCCTTGGATCGCTTCGATTCTCGCGGTTCTCTGCCCAAGGACGGTTCGAATACTGGGACGGCAACCTTCAATAGAGAGACGGGGATGATAGAATATATCCGATTCAGCCGTCTTACCATCCTCCTGGACACTGGTGAGCTTACCCTTACCGAGAATGGATTGCTTCCAGCTCCCCTCGACTTCCCTGATGTTCTATATCTCCACTTTGATGGGCAGAACTATAACCACCGGGTAATGGTCATTATGGTCATCGGTATAATCTCCAGTATGACCTTGGTGGGTCTTTTCTTGTTGGTACTCTCCATCTACCGGAACAACCGTCGATATCGGGAGACCATTGCAAAGCAAGAGAGCCTGGTGAATCTTGGCCAGGCGGCACGGACCCTTACCCATGAGATCAAGAACCCGCTCAGTGCCATAACCATACAACTTGCCCTGCTCAAGAAGACACTTCCTGCAAAACATACCGGGGAACTGAAGCTGATTGAACAGGAGATCAGAAGGCTTACCCAGCTTACGAACAAAGTCAGTGATTTTCTTCGCAACCCATTGGGTAAGCCAGTTGTTGTTGATCTGAATGAGCTGTTCAACTCATTGGTGATGCGGTTTGACAAACCCATTCGGTTCTCGAGTGGCTCTCCACAACAGATTGTCATCGATGTGGACAGGGCACGTTCAGTATTTGAGAATCTCCTGAAGAATGCCGTTGAGAGCAGCAATACCCGTGATCCACAGGTAGAGGTACGAATTACCACCGATAAGCGGAATTTTGTCCATATCTATGTCATGGACCGTGGGGATGGTATCAGAGTAGAGGATTCCAAGAAGATTTTTGACCCCTTCTTCACTACAAAGATCCATGGCTCAGGGATTGGACTTTCCATCAGCCAGCAGTTTGTGAAGGCAAGGGGAGGAAATATACGGCTCTACCCACGTGATGGGGGTGGTACGGTTGCAGAAGTGGTGCTGCCTAAGTCCATCCATACGGCCAAATTGATGGGAGTAACGAGAAAATGA